From the genome of Salvelinus fontinalis isolate EN_2023a unplaced genomic scaffold, ASM2944872v1 scaffold_1347, whole genome shotgun sequence, one region includes:
- the LOC129849047 gene encoding CD209 antigen-like protein E, translated as MSEGVYGNSDGVEDDEPDAMKNTDIDGKLYANVRAFKPSPRDGVVASVHVQWWKRPSGVDAVCLGLLCVLLLAGIIGLSVYYGVIGHHNSTERNQLQTSNNNLTEERHLLQTSYNKLTKERDQLQTERDFLSGRLTSCGWQKFESSWYFLSTDTKTWKESREDCLERGADLVIINSSREQEFLFNLKKRVWIGLTDSVTEGTWRWVDGTPLTTPRYWNDNQPDSEDPTGEEDCVEIHKNWIPLKAWNDMSCDIKLSWICEKVF; from the exons ATGTCAGAGGGAGTTTATGGAAACTCAGATGGAGTTGAAGACGATGAGCCTGATGCAATGAAGAACACAGACATTGATGGCAAATTATATGCCAACGTAAGAGCCTTCAAGCCCAGTCCAAGAGATGGAGTTGTTGCTTCAG TACATGTTCAGTGGTGGAAGAGACCCTCTGGAGTTGATGCAGTGTGTCTGGggctgctgtgtgttctcctactggctgggatcataggcctgtctgtctact ATGGAGTCATTGGTCATCACAACTCAACAGAGAGaaaccagctacagaccagtaaCAACAACCTGACTGAAGAGAGACACCTGCTACAAACCAGTTACAACAaactgactaaagagagagaccagctacagactgagagagatttTCTTAGCGGGAGGCTTACCAGTTGTG GCTGGCAGAAGTTTGAATCCAGTTGGTACTTCCTGTCAACTGACACTAAAACCtggaaggagagcagagaggactgtctggagagaggagcagacctgGTGATCATAAACAGCAGTAGGGAACAG GAGTTTCTCTTCAACCTCAAGAAGAGAGTCTGGATTggtctgactgactctgttactgaggGGACATGGAGATGGGTGGACGGCACcccactgaccaccccaag GTACTGGAATGACAATCAGCCTGATAGTGAAGATCCTACTGGGGAAGAGGACTGTGTTGAGATACATAAAAATTGGATTCCACTTAAGGCATGGAATGACATGTCATGTGACATTAAACTCAGCTGGATTTGTGAGAAAGTGTTTtaa